CTTTTTCATGCTTATTGGTAAATGAATATGGTATGAGTCAAGAATTAGAAGCTATTAGATAGCGATATCGTAAACTTGGACTTTACTCCACATTGATGAATATTTCTCGATAAATTCTAAATGAGTTGGGTCAGTTTGATATACGTTTTGATCTTCTAAACTGTCGAAGAAAATAGTACAAGAAACCTGAAAACTATGATCTACTACATCTCTGTCCGCAGTGTCTGCAGGAGTTCCAGCAATAAATTTCCCAACTGTTTTACATCTTCCTAACATTGGAACTGCCTCCGTTAGGAATTCTTCAGTATTAGCTACGTCGTGTAGCCAAAAATAGACTTGATGGATCATTTTTTGTTTTGCCATTTCTTTAGCGATTGATTGAATAGGTAAAAGGGCTGCAGCACTTGCTACTCCCATTGTTGATAAGAATTGTCGTCTTGATTTCATGTCAAATTTGTCAAATGGAATTTATAGCAGGGGTTAAATCTGACTTCGATTCCTCAAAGATTCTAAAGATAAAAATTTATATTGCTTTTCGATAACGATTTTGAAACGCCCAGGACCTGCTTTCCAAAAGCAGGTATTTCTTTAATAAAATAACCATGAATTATCGGAAATTAGGAAAAACAGGATTTGAAATTTCGGAAGTTGGCCTTGGTACTTGGCAGATTGGTGGAGGATGGGGAAATCCATTTGATCCAAAAATTGCTGAGGAGCTTTTAGCTGAGGCATTTGATCA
Above is a window of Algoriphagus machipongonensis DNA encoding:
- a CDS encoding Dabb family protein — encoded protein: MKSRRQFLSTMGVASAAALLPIQSIAKEMAKQKMIHQVYFWLHDVANTEEFLTEAVPMLGRCKTVGKFIAGTPADTADRDVVDHSFQVSCTIFFDSLEDQNVYQTDPTHLEFIEKYSSMWSKVQVYDIAI